One Cucumis sativus cultivar 9930 chromosome 1, Cucumber_9930_V3, whole genome shotgun sequence DNA segment encodes these proteins:
- the LOC101216741 gene encoding calmodulin-binding protein 60 B, with translation MRQTRYMERTNSMREKRGLEGGEDELPERKRPALASVIVEALKVDSLQKLCSSLEPILRRVVSEEVERALAKIGPARISGRSSPKRIEGPDGRNLQLHFRSRLSLPLFTGGKVEGEQGAAIHVVLVDSNTGHVVTSGQEALTKLDIVVLEGDFNNEDDEDWTEEEFESHVVKEREGKRPLLTGDLQVTLKEGVGTLGDLTFTDNSSWIRSRKFRLGLKVASGFCEGVRIREAKTEAFTVKDHRGELYKKHYPPALNDDVWRLEKIGKDGSFHKRLNKNGIFTVEDFLRMVVRDSQKLRSILGSGMSNKMWEALLEHAKTCVLSGKLHIYYPEEARNVGVVFNNIYELNGLITGEQYFPADSLSDSQKVYVDTLVNKAYENWNQVVEYDGKSLLSSKQPKKSTASRNDFQGGHLDLSNTLDHGSLARMPVSVQPQQPVVDSGLSVAGYNDSTATRYSTQPQFVNSTSRPQFDNSPYTSNELMGNSNQVHIARNDNSTFGLALGPPQASSSGFQALGSSMQESNLNPFDWSNNRDKGVDDFFSEDEIRMRSHEMLENEDMQQLLRMFSMGGHASVNGHDEGFSFPSFMPSPMPNFDDRNRSGKAVVGWLKIKAAMRWGFFIRRKAAERRAQIVELDDE, from the exons GTTAGTGAGGAAGTGGAACGTGCTTTGGCTAAGATAGGTCCTGCTAGAATTTCTGGAAG GTCGTCTCCTAAAAGGATCGAAGGTCCTGATGGAAGAAACTTGCAACTTCACTTTAGGTCTAGATTGTCTCTTCCCCTATTCACTGGAGGGAAAGTGGAAGGTGAACAGGGTGCAGCAATTCACGTCGTACTGGTTGATTCCAACACAGGCCATGTAGTAACGTCTGGACAGGAGGCCTTGACTAAATTGGACATTGTCGTACTTGAAGGTGATTTTAAcaatgaagatgatgaagattgGACGGAGGAAGAATTTGAAAGTCATGTTGTTAAAGAGCGTGAAGGAAAGAGGCCTCTATTGACTGGTGACCTGCAGGTTACCCTCAAGGAAGGCGTTGGAACACTAGGGGATTTGACCTTCACTGATAATTCAAGTTGGATTAGGAGCAGAAAGTTCCGACTTGGGTTAAAGGTGGCTTCAGGATTTTGTGAAGGTGTACGTATTCGTGAAGCGAAAACTGAAGCTTTTACAGTTAAAGATCACCGAGGAGAAT TGTATAAAAAACATTACCCACCTGCATTAAACGATGATGTGTGGAGATTGGAGAAAATTGGAAAGGATGGTTCATTTCACAAGCGTCTTAACAAAAATGGAATATTCACTGTTGAAGACTTTCTCCGAATGGTGGTTCGAGATTCTCAAAAGTTACGGAGT ATCCTTGGTAGTGGtatgtcaaataaaatgtgGGAGGCTCTCCTAGAACATGCTAAGACCTGTGTCCTCAGTGGGAAGCTGCATATTTATTATCCAGAAGAAGCAAGAAATGTTGGTGTTGTTTTTAACAATATCTATGAGCTCAATGGACTGATAACAGGGGAGCAATACTTTCCTGCTGATTCTCTGTCTGATAGCCAGAAG GTTTATGTAGATACATTAGTGAATAAAGCATATGAAAATTGGAATCAAGTTGTAGAGTACGACGGCAAGTCACTTTTGAGCTCTAAGCAGCCTAAGAAGTCAACTGCATCCCGAAATGACTTTCAAGGTGGTCATCTTGACCTTTCTAACACTCTAGATCACGGATCACTTGCCCGCATGCCAGTGTCAGTTCAGCCTCAACAGCCTGTTGTGGATTCAGGACTCTCAGTTGCAG GGTATAATGATAGTACAGCCACAAGATATTCAACCCAGCCTCAGTTTGTGAATTCAACCTCTCGGCCACAGTTTGACAATTCTCCATATACTTCTAATGAATTGATGGGAAATTCTAACCAAGTTCATATTGCGAGAAATGACAATAGTACTTTTGGTTTGGCTCTTGGTCCTCCACAGGCATCATCTTCAGGGTTTCAGGCACTCGGTTCTTCAATGCAGGAATCTAATCTGAATCCATTTGATTGGTCTAACAATAGGGACAAGGGAGTTGACGACTTCTTTTCAGAGGATGAGATTCGTATGAGAAGTCATGAAATGcttgaaaatgaagatatgCAACAATTGTTGCGGATGTTTAGCATGGGAGGACATGCATCTGTTAATGGCCATGATgagggtttttcttttccatcatTCATGCCTTCACCAATGCCAAATTTTGATGATCGTAACCGATCTGGTAAAGCTGTGGTGGGTTGGCTGAAGATAAAAGCTGCAATGAGGTGGGGATTCTTCATCAGGAGGAAAGCAGCTGAGAGACGTGCACAGATTGTCGAGTTGGACGATGAATAG
- the LOC101216975 gene encoding xyloglucan endotransglucosylase/hydrolase protein 24 isoform X1: MTTSVLLNFLISLTFLMFSLASNFFQDFDITWGDGRAKILENGELLTLSLDKASGSGFQSKSEYLFGKIDMQLKLVPRNSAGTVTAYYLSSKGSMWDEIDFEFLGNLSGEPYILHTNVYSQGKGDKEQQFYLWFDPTDDFHTYSILWNPQRIIFSVDDTPIREFNNSESIGVPFPKKQPMRIYSSLWNADNWATRGGLVKIDWTQAPFVASYRNFSVDSDCVWSSDSSSCTSVSSSSSTSDQWMSQDLNTINQKRLKWVQDNYMVYNYCTDFRRFPQGLPPECTPSPSAT, from the exons ATGACAACTTCTGTTTTGCTGAACTTTCTAATTTCTCTTACCTTTCTCATGTTTTCCTTGGCTTCTAACTTCTTCCAGGACTTTGATATCACATGGGGAGATGGGCGGGCCAAGATTCTTGAGAATGGTGAGCTTTTGACTCTCTCACTTGATAAGGCATCTGGGTCTGGTTTTCAGTCCAAAAGTGAGTATTTGTTTGGTAAAATTGATATGCAGTTGAAGCTTGTCCCTCGTAACTCTGCTGGCACTGTCACCGCCTACTAT CTTTCCTCAAAAGGGTCGATGTGGGATGAGattgattttgagtttttgggTAACTTGAGTGGGGAGCCTTACATTCTTCACACCAATGTTTATAGCCAAGGCAAAGGTGATAAAGAACAGCAATTCTACCTTTGGTTTGATCCCACTGATGATTTTCATACCTATTCTATTCTTTGGAACCCCCAACGAATTAT CTTCTCAGTGGATGACACACCAATTAGAGAATTCAACAACTCAGAATCAATTGGTGTTCCATTTCCAAAGAAACAACCAATGAGGATATACTCAAGCTTGTGGAATGCTGATAATTGGGCCACAAGAGGTGGGCTTGTGAAGATAGATTGGACCCAAGCCCCATTTGTAGCTTCCTATAGGAACTTCAGTGTTGATAGTGATTGTGTTTGGTCTTCGGACTCATCTTCTTGCACTTCcgtttcatcttcttcatccacATCTGACCAATGGATGTCGCAAGACCTTAACACAATAAATCAGAAAAGACTGAAATGGGTACAAGACAATTACATGGTTTATAATTACTGCACTGATTTCAGGAGATTTCCACAGGGCTTACCGCCTGAATGTACTCCCTCTCCCTCTGCCACCTAA
- the LOC101216975 gene encoding xyloglucan endotransglucosylase/hydrolase protein 22 isoform X2, whose protein sequence is MGGPRFLRMLKLVPRNSAGTVTAYYLSSKGSMWDEIDFEFLGNLSGEPYILHTNVYSQGKGDKEQQFYLWFDPTDDFHTYSILWNPQRIIFSVDDTPIREFNNSESIGVPFPKKQPMRIYSSLWNADNWATRGGLVKIDWTQAPFVASYRNFSVDSDCVWSSDSSSCTSVSSSSSTSDQWMSQDLNTINQKRLKWVQDNYMVYNYCTDFRRFPQGLPPECTPSPSAT, encoded by the exons ATGGGCGGGCCAAGATTCTTGAGAATG TTGAAGCTTGTCCCTCGTAACTCTGCTGGCACTGTCACCGCCTACTAT CTTTCCTCAAAAGGGTCGATGTGGGATGAGattgattttgagtttttgggTAACTTGAGTGGGGAGCCTTACATTCTTCACACCAATGTTTATAGCCAAGGCAAAGGTGATAAAGAACAGCAATTCTACCTTTGGTTTGATCCCACTGATGATTTTCATACCTATTCTATTCTTTGGAACCCCCAACGAATTAT CTTCTCAGTGGATGACACACCAATTAGAGAATTCAACAACTCAGAATCAATTGGTGTTCCATTTCCAAAGAAACAACCAATGAGGATATACTCAAGCTTGTGGAATGCTGATAATTGGGCCACAAGAGGTGGGCTTGTGAAGATAGATTGGACCCAAGCCCCATTTGTAGCTTCCTATAGGAACTTCAGTGTTGATAGTGATTGTGTTTGGTCTTCGGACTCATCTTCTTGCACTTCcgtttcatcttcttcatccacATCTGACCAATGGATGTCGCAAGACCTTAACACAATAAATCAGAAAAGACTGAAATGGGTACAAGACAATTACATGGTTTATAATTACTGCACTGATTTCAGGAGATTTCCACAGGGCTTACCGCCTGAATGTACTCCCTCTCCCTCTGCCACCTAA
- the XTH1 gene encoding probable xyloglucan endotransglucosylase/hydrolase protein 23-like precursor — protein MASTTLFLTLLFSASLIAISSANFNQDFQITWGDGRAKILNNGELLTLSLDKASGSGFQSQNEYLFGKIDMQLKLVAGNSAGTVTAYYLSSKGSTWDEIDFEFLGNLSGDPYTLHTNVFSQGKGNREQQFHLWFDPTADFHTYSILWNPNRIIFSVDGTPIREFKNWESNGVPFPKDQPMRIYSSLWNADDWATRGGLVKTDWTKAPFTASYKNFKAEACVWSGGKSSCSPSPAGSSNSWLSQEMDSASQERLKWVQKNYMIYNYCTDTKRFPQGLPTECNLP, from the exons ATGGCTTCCACAACTCTGTTTCTCACGCTTCTTTTCTCTGCTTCCCTAATTGCCATCTCTTCGGCTAACTTCAACCAAGATTTTCAAATCACTTGGGGAGATGGTCGAGCAAAGATTCTCAACAATGGTGAACTTCTAACTCTGTCCCTTGACAAGGCCTCTGGCTCTGGCTTCCAGTCTCAAAACGAGTACTTGTTTGGAAAGATTGATATGCAACTCAAGCTTGTGGCTGGCAATTCTGCTGGCACTGTCACTGCTTATTAT TTGTCTTCAAAAGGATCTACATGGGATGAGATTGACTTTGAGTTCTTGGGGAATTTGAGTGGTGACCCTTACACTCTCCATACCAATGTGTTTAGCCAAGGGAAAGGCAACAGAGAACAACAGTTCCATCTTTGGTTTGACCCCACTGCTGATTTCCACACCTATTCCATTCTTTGGAACCCCAATCGTATTAT ATTTTCGGTGGACGGTACTCCGATAAGAGAATTCAAGAACTGGGAATCGAACGGCGTGCCATTTCCGAAGGACCAGCCAATGAGAATATACTCGAGCTTATGGAACGCGGACGATTGGGCAACAAGAGGAGGGCTGGTGAAGACGGACTGGACAAAGGCTCCTTTCACTGCTTCCTACAAAAACTTCAAAGCAGAAGCCTGCGTTTGGTCCGGGGGGAAATCTTCTTGCAGCCCCTCGCCGGCGGGGTCGAGCAACTCATGGCTGTCCCAAGAGATGGACTCTGCAAGTCAAGAGAGACTAAAATGGGTGCAAAAGAATTATATGATTTACAACTATTGTACGGACACCAAGAGGTTTCCTCAAGGCCTCCCTACAGAGTGCAACTTGCCATAG